From one Microbacterium sp. 10M-3C3 genomic stretch:
- a CDS encoding DUF4175 domain-containing protein translates to MYGALWRVLPGPWWVRLLIVLAIVAAVVYALFTWVFPWVSQYVNPQEVTVE, encoded by the coding sequence ATGTACGGCGCGCTGTGGCGAGTGCTTCCCGGCCCGTGGTGGGTACGGCTGCTGATCGTGCTCGCGATCGTCGCGGCCGTCGTCTACGCCCTGTTCACGTGGGTCTTCCCGTGGGTGAGCCAGTACGTCAACCCGCAGGAGGTCACGGTCGAGTGA
- a CDS encoding gamma-glutamyl-gamma-aminobutyrate hydrolase family protein (Members of this family of hydrolases with an active site Cys residue belong to MEROPS family C26.) → MTGFGVLVVDNHDSFVHTLAGYVRQLGADVTVVEADALAADEVPALVRAVDAVLVSPGPGDPEHAGASIDVVRAAADAATPLLGVCLGHQALGVAFGATVAHAPELMHGLTSVVRHDGEGVFRGLPSPFAATRYHSLAIVPETLPRELEVTAVTDSGVIMGVAHRALPLVGVQFHPESALTEGGHRLLGNWLARAGLPGADARGAALHPLAPGA, encoded by the coding sequence GTGACCGGATTCGGCGTCCTCGTCGTGGACAACCACGACAGCTTCGTGCACACCCTCGCCGGCTACGTGCGGCAGCTCGGCGCCGACGTGACGGTCGTCGAGGCCGATGCGCTCGCCGCCGACGAGGTGCCCGCGCTCGTGCGCGCCGTCGACGCCGTGCTGGTCTCGCCCGGACCCGGCGACCCGGAGCACGCGGGGGCGTCGATCGACGTCGTGCGAGCGGCGGCGGATGCGGCGACACCGCTCCTCGGCGTGTGCCTGGGGCATCAGGCGCTCGGCGTGGCCTTCGGCGCGACGGTCGCGCACGCACCCGAGCTCATGCATGGGCTCACCTCCGTCGTGCGACACGACGGGGAGGGCGTCTTCCGCGGCCTGCCGTCGCCCTTCGCCGCGACGCGCTACCACTCGCTCGCGATCGTCCCCGAGACGCTCCCCCGTGAGCTCGAGGTGACGGCGGTCACCGATTCGGGGGTCATCATGGGCGTCGCCCACCGCGCGCTCCCCCTCGTGGGCGTGCAGTTCCACCCGGAGAGCGCGCTGACCGAGGGCGGGCACCGGCTCCTCGGCAACTGGCTCGCGCGCGCGGGGCTCCCCGGCGCCGACGCGCGCGGCGCCGCGCTGCATCCGCTCGCTCCCGGCGCGTGA